A DNA window from Hordeum vulgare subsp. vulgare chromosome 1H, MorexV3_pseudomolecules_assembly, whole genome shotgun sequence contains the following coding sequences:
- the LOC123412795 gene encoding protein NRT1/ PTR FAMILY 3.1-like produces MAGAPPADEDGSPKKTKQGGFKTMPFILANEVCDKFATAGFNANMITYLTQQLHLPLVEASNLLTNFMGTAAFTPVFGAIIADSYAGRFWTIAAGGVLYQLGMLGLVVSALATALRPAPCTVAPSTTACQRANGGQLAVLYLSLLFTALGSGGIRPCVVAFGADQFGVGGRRPGGEQKWSFFNFYFFTMGLAVLLALTVVVYIQENVGWGWGFGIPAIAMFVSVLSFVVGYPLYVRVKPGGSPFVRLVQVVVAAIRKRKEAVPEDAGMLYQNKELDAPIAADGRLLHTNQLRFLDRAAIVTTTDAVDSGAEPDLWRLATVHRVEELKSIVRMLPLWAASITLIASASHNFTFAIQQSRTMERRLSPRFEIPPASMIIFTTLTMLVSLSLYDRVFVPLARRYTGRQSGISYFQRMGAGLAVSVLGVLAGALVEGKRRRAAAEHRLLDSPGATVPISVFWLVPQYALHGVSDALSTVAHMEFLYDQSPESMRSSSAALFWVAGSLGNYLGTLLVTVVQSASGGEWLQDNINRGRLDYYYWLVTFLMVLNLVYYIVCFHFYTLKSFDVDAGNGAQRRQDDGKGEGQTQSVERETELDAGPTGTSKNCE; encoded by the exons ATGGCAGGTGCACCGCCGGCCGATGAAGATGGATCGCCGAAGAAGACGAAGCAGGGCGGCTTCAAGACAATGCCCTTCATACTAG CCAACGAGGTCTGCGACAAGTTCGCGACGGCAGGCTTCAACGCCAACATGATCACGTACCTCACGCAGCAGCTGCACCTGCCGctggtcgaggcttcaaacctcctCACCAACTTCATGGGCACGGCCGCCTTCACCCCGGTCTTCGGCGCCATCATCGCTGACTCCTATGCCGGCCGCTTCTGGACCATTGCCGCCGGTGGCGTGCTGTACCAGCTTGGCATGCTCGGCCTCGTCGTGTCCGCGCTCGCCACTGCCCTCCGCCCCGCGCCGTGCACAGTCGCGCCGTCGACGACCGCGTGCCAGCGCGCGAACGGTGGGCAGCTCGCCGTGCTTTACCTGTCCCTGCTCTTCACAGCGCTCGGGTCCGGCGGCATCCGGCCGTGCGTGGTGGCGTTCGGCGCAGATCAGTTCGGTGTGGGAGGGAGGCGGCCCGGCGGCGAGCAGAAGTGGAGCTTCTTCAACTTCTACTTCTTCACCATGGGGCTCGCCGTGCTGCTGGCGCTGACGGTGGTGGTGTACATCCAGGAGAACGTCGGGTGGGGTTGGGGGTTCGGCATCCCCGCCATCGCCATGTTCGTCTCGGTGCTGTCGTTCGTGGTCGGTTACCCTCTCTACGTCAGGGTGAAGCCCGGAGGTAGCCCCTTCGTGAGGCTGGTTCAGGTCGTGGTCGCGGCGATCAGGAAGAGGAAGGAGGCCGTGCCGGAAGACGCCGGCATGCTGTACCAGAACAAGGAGCTGGACGCTCCCATCGCCGCCGACGGGAGGCTGCTCCACACCAACCAGCTTAG ATTCTTGGATCGAGCGGCTATAGTGACGACGACCGATGCCGTTGACTCCGGCGCCGAGCCGGACCTGTGGCGGCTGGCGACGGTGCACCGGGTGGAGGAGCTCAAGTCCATCGTGCGCATGCTGCCCCTGTGGGCGGCCAGCATCACGCTCATCGCCTCCGCCTCGCACAACTTCACCTTCGCCATCCAGCAGTCGCGCACCATGGAGCGCCGCCTCTCGCCGCGGTTTGAGATCCCGCCGGCCAGCATGATCATCTTCACCACGCTCACCATGCTCGTCAGCCTATCCCTCTACGACCGCGTCTTCGTCCCGCTCGCGCGCCGCTACACCGGCCGGCAGTCGGGGATCTCTTACTTCCAGCGCATGGGCGCCGGGCTGGCGGTCTCCGTCCTGGGCGTCCTCGCGGGGGCGCTGGTCGAGGGCAAGCGGCGCAGGGCCGCGGCAGAGCACCGGCTCCTGGACAGCCCCGGCGCCACCGTGCCGATCAGCGTGTTCTGGCTGGTGCCGCAGTACGCGCTCCACGGGGTGAGCGACGCGCTGTCCACGGTGGCGCACATGGAGTTCCTGTACGACCAGTCGCCAGAGAGCATGCGCAGCTCTTCGGCGGCGCTGTTCTGGGTGGCCGGCTCGCTCGGGAACTACCTGGGAACGCTGCTCGTCACGGTGGTGCAGAGCGCAAGCGGAGGGGAGTGGCTGCAGGACAACATCAACCGGGGCAGGCTCGATTACTACTACTGGCTCGTGACTTTCCTCATGGTGCTCAACCTTGTGTACTACATCGTTTGCTTCCATTTTTACACCCTGAAGTCCTTCGATGTGGACGCCGGGAACGGGGCACAACGGCGTCAAGATGACGGTAAGGGTGAGGGGCAAACTCAAAGTGTAGAGCGGGAGACTGAGCTCGATGCTGGCCCCACTGGAACTTCGAAAAATTGTGAGTAG